A DNA window from Chelativorans sp. AA-79 contains the following coding sequences:
- a CDS encoding TAT-variant-translocated molybdopterin oxidoreductase: MGRTAPADSAAMIRSRLRGKTGRAFWRSLDELSRTVDFQAFLEAEFPSLAPTAAEVDRRGLLKVMGASLALAGLSGCSGQADDRALPYVQSPEFVVPGNPKYYATAVTMAGYAQPVTGKTHVGRPVKLEGNPGHPGTKGATDPFLQAALLGLYDPDRSQSPRRAGRPASWEAFDGAMVARARELDARRGAGFRLLTGAVTSPTLARQIAAMMQRWPQARWHVLEPVDDGLRREAVRRVFGRALQPHPMLDRAEAVVSLDDDLLGPGPYQAVRAHRWSLRRHAFQRGEGESRLLVAEPVPTITGAMAEDRLIIAPARTVVLAQALARGFGVPGGTEPALTERERQWVDAATATLRAHPGRALISVGARHAPEVQALGFLINERIGALGATLRFTDPITVEPPDGMRSMEALVEAMNAGDISTLAMLGVNPAYATPSGLGFREALEKVELRIHAGLHYDETAARSHWHVPVEHELETWSDARAVDGTVSVLQPLVRPFHSVRSQHAILENLAGRPGAGSDAVRETWRAEWGGPVRRALARGAFPGLRCG, from the coding sequence ATGGGACGCACCGCACCTGCCGATAGCGCTGCGATGATCCGATCGCGGTTGCGCGGCAAGACGGGCCGTGCCTTCTGGCGCAGTCTGGACGAGCTTTCGCGCACGGTCGACTTTCAGGCGTTTCTGGAAGCCGAGTTTCCGTCGCTTGCCCCAACGGCGGCGGAAGTCGATCGGCGCGGGCTCTTGAAGGTGATGGGCGCCTCGTTGGCGCTGGCAGGCCTCAGCGGCTGTTCGGGCCAGGCCGACGATCGGGCGCTCCCTTATGTCCAGTCGCCGGAATTCGTCGTGCCGGGCAATCCGAAATATTACGCGACCGCCGTCACCATGGCGGGTTACGCCCAGCCGGTGACCGGCAAGACCCATGTCGGCCGGCCGGTAAAGCTGGAGGGCAATCCCGGCCATCCCGGCACCAAAGGTGCAACCGATCCCTTCCTGCAAGCTGCGCTTCTCGGGCTTTACGACCCCGACCGGTCGCAGTCGCCGCGGCGGGCCGGGCGGCCTGCAAGCTGGGAGGCCTTCGATGGCGCGATGGTGGCGCGGGCGCGGGAACTGGATGCACGGCGGGGCGCGGGGTTTCGGCTCCTGACCGGAGCCGTGACCTCGCCAACGCTGGCGCGGCAGATCGCGGCGATGATGCAGCGCTGGCCGCAAGCGCGCTGGCATGTGCTGGAGCCGGTGGACGACGGCCTGCGCCGGGAGGCTGTCCGGCGCGTCTTCGGGCGTGCGTTGCAGCCGCATCCGATGCTCGACAGGGCCGAGGCGGTGGTGAGCCTCGACGACGACCTCCTGGGGCCAGGCCCGTACCAGGCGGTACGCGCACATCGATGGTCGCTGCGTCGCCACGCCTTCCAACGCGGGGAGGGTGAGAGCCGGCTTCTCGTTGCCGAACCCGTTCCCACGATCACCGGGGCGATGGCGGAGGACCGGCTGATCATTGCGCCGGCGCGGACGGTGGTGCTGGCGCAAGCCCTGGCGCGAGGCTTCGGCGTACCGGGCGGTACGGAGCCCGCGCTTACCGAACGGGAGCGGCAGTGGGTCGATGCCGCCACGGCGACGCTGCGGGCGCATCCCGGGCGTGCACTCATCAGCGTCGGCGCGCGGCATGCGCCGGAGGTGCAGGCGCTCGGATTCCTGATCAATGAGCGCATCGGCGCTCTCGGTGCGACGCTGCGCTTCACCGATCCGATCACGGTAGAGCCGCCGGACGGGATGCGCTCGATGGAGGCCCTCGTGGAGGCAATGAATGCGGGAGATATCTCCACGCTCGCCATGCTCGGCGTCAATCCCGCCTATGCCACGCCCTCCGGGCTCGGCTTCCGCGAGGCGCTGGAGAAGGTGGAACTCCGCATCCATGCAGGGCTCCACTATGACGAGACGGCGGCGCGCAGCCACTGGCATGTGCCGGTGGAGCACGAACTTGAGACCTGGAGCGACGCGCGCGCGGTGGACGGCACCGTCAGCGTCCTGCAGCCGCTGGTGCGCCCGTTCCATTCCGTGCGCTCGCAGCACGCGATCCTCGAAAACCTCGCGGGGCGACCGGGGGCTGGTTCGGACGCGGTGCGGGAGACCTGGCGCGCGGAATGGGGGGGACCGGTTCGACGAGCGCTGGCGCGAGGCGCTTTTCCAGGGCTTCGTTGCGGATAG
- a CDS encoding 4Fe-4S dicluster domain-containing protein: MISRDVPLPAARQTKDLNLVVGPDPTIWDGRFATNAWLQETPKPFTKVTWGNVILVSPQLAAEREIGNGDELRLSVDGRAVTGPAWIMPGQEANTIAVTLGYGRERAGGPAEGLGYDAYRLLPAGGPWHIGGVAVARTGETLTIASTQFHQAMDGYDFVRTVDPADLNAEKPNPPPGPEAAEEAGARAPTFYPVHEWTSPSWGMSIDLDTCIGCNACVVACVAENNVPVVGKELVAEGREMHWLRVDHYHEGPKEDPKSYFQPVPCMHCEQAPCEMGCPVNAAVHSQDGLNLQVYNRCIGTRTCSSFCPYKVRRFNWFDYTGDDAEEIRAMRNPDVTVRDRGVMEKCTYCLQRISDARITAKKEGRAIRDGEVKTACQQACPTQAIVFGDVKDPYTEVSRLKAGPRDYSLLEEVNTWPRTTYLARIEKKTGGEGESG; the protein is encoded by the coding sequence GTGATATCGCGGGATGTTCCTCTACCTGCGGCGCGGCAAACGAAAGATCTGAACCTTGTCGTAGGGCCCGACCCGACGATCTGGGATGGGCGCTTCGCTACCAATGCCTGGCTGCAGGAGACGCCGAAGCCCTTCACCAAGGTGACCTGGGGCAATGTCATCCTGGTCAGCCCGCAACTCGCCGCCGAACGCGAAATCGGAAATGGCGACGAACTGCGCCTGAGCGTCGACGGACGTGCCGTTACGGGCCCGGCCTGGATCATGCCCGGGCAGGAGGCGAACACCATCGCCGTCACGCTCGGATACGGGCGCGAGCGCGCGGGCGGCCCGGCGGAAGGGCTGGGCTATGACGCCTACCGTCTCCTACCCGCAGGAGGGCCATGGCATATCGGCGGCGTGGCGGTCGCCAGGACCGGCGAGACGCTGACCATCGCCTCAACGCAGTTCCACCAGGCGATGGACGGCTATGATTTCGTGCGCACGGTCGATCCGGCCGACCTGAATGCGGAGAAGCCCAACCCGCCGCCCGGCCCGGAGGCTGCCGAAGAAGCGGGTGCGCGCGCGCCAACCTTCTATCCGGTGCACGAGTGGACAAGCCCGTCCTGGGGCATGTCGATCGACCTAGACACCTGCATCGGCTGCAATGCCTGCGTGGTGGCCTGCGTGGCGGAAAACAACGTACCCGTCGTCGGCAAGGAGCTGGTGGCCGAGGGTCGCGAGATGCATTGGCTGCGCGTCGACCATTATCACGAGGGCCCGAAGGAGGACCCGAAGAGCTATTTCCAGCCGGTGCCCTGCATGCATTGCGAACAGGCACCCTGCGAGATGGGCTGCCCGGTCAATGCCGCCGTGCACAGCCAGGACGGGCTCAATCTCCAAGTCTACAACCGCTGCATCGGCACCCGCACTTGCTCCTCCTTCTGCCCCTACAAGGTGCGCCGCTTCAACTGGTTCGACTACACCGGCGATGACGCGGAAGAGATCCGCGCCATGCGCAATCCGGACGTGACGGTGCGTGATCGCGGCGTGATGGAGAAATGCACCTATTGCCTGCAGCGCATCAGCGACGCGCGGATCACGGCCAAGAAGGAGGGCCGCGCGATCCGCGACGGCGAGGTGAAGACGGCCTGCCAGCAGGCCTGCCCGACGCAGGCGATCGTCTTCGGCGACGTGAAGGATCCCTATACGGAGGTGAGCAGGCTCAAGGCCGGCCCGCGCGACTACAGCCTGCTGGAAGAGGTCAACACCTGGCCGCGCACGACCTATCTCGCCCGTATCGAGAAGAAGACCGGCGGGGAGGGAGAGAGCGGATGA
- the nrfD gene encoding NrfD/PsrC family molybdoenzyme membrane anchor subunit has translation MSHLSTSERDRYAGITEEITRIPLHYPARLGWWICFGFALLLLLLFFVSVTVLFRYGVGVWGNNIPVNWGLAIANYIWFLGIGHAGTLISAMLLLVGAHWRNSLNRFAEAMTLFAVVCAGLYPILHLGRPWLFYWMAPYPNTMTVWPQFKSPLTWDFFAVLTYLTVSVLFWYIGIVPDLAAVRDRAKRRGAQIFYGLAALGWRGSARHWARWRQSYRLTAAIAVPLVVSVHSEISLLFAAGPIPGWDSTVFPPYFVLGAAFSGFAVVAMIAVVLRHALGLGDLVTPRHLDLLGKFLLATGLMTGYGYFAEVFTALYAGGIYEKGTLLDRLSGQYAWSYWGAAFANFVPLQLLWWRRVRRNPVLLFLIGLSVSIGMWFERYMLLVTALYRDYLVSSWGEYHASFWEWALYTGMLGVFLVPFLLFVRFLPVISAFEVKEALFTEEHHA, from the coding sequence ATGAGCCATCTCTCCACCAGCGAACGCGACCGCTATGCCGGGATCACCGAAGAGATCACGCGAATCCCGCTGCATTATCCCGCGCGGCTCGGCTGGTGGATCTGCTTCGGCTTCGCGCTCCTGCTGCTTCTCCTGTTCTTCGTCTCGGTGACGGTGCTCTTCCGGTACGGCGTCGGCGTGTGGGGCAACAACATCCCCGTTAATTGGGGATTGGCCATCGCCAACTACATCTGGTTCCTCGGCATCGGCCATGCCGGCACGCTGATCTCGGCGATGCTGCTTCTCGTCGGCGCCCATTGGCGCAACTCGCTCAACCGTTTCGCCGAGGCAATGACGCTGTTTGCCGTCGTCTGCGCCGGGCTCTATCCGATCCTGCATCTCGGCCGGCCGTGGCTCTTCTACTGGATGGCGCCCTATCCGAACACCATGACGGTCTGGCCGCAGTTCAAGAGCCCGCTCACCTGGGACTTCTTCGCGGTGCTGACCTATCTCACCGTTTCCGTGCTCTTCTGGTATATCGGCATCGTGCCGGACCTCGCGGCCGTTCGCGACCGGGCGAAGCGGCGCGGCGCGCAGATCTTCTACGGGCTTGCCGCCCTCGGCTGGCGCGGCTCGGCGCGGCACTGGGCGCGCTGGCGGCAATCCTACCGGCTGACGGCGGCGATCGCCGTGCCGCTGGTCGTCTCCGTGCATTCGGAGATCTCGCTGCTGTTCGCCGCCGGGCCCATTCCCGGCTGGGATTCCACGGTCTTCCCACCCTATTTCGTGCTGGGAGCGGCCTTTTCCGGCTTTGCCGTCGTCGCCATGATCGCGGTCGTCCTGCGCCATGCACTGGGGCTCGGCGATCTCGTCACCCCGCGCCATCTCGACCTCCTGGGGAAATTCCTGCTCGCGACCGGGCTGATGACCGGCTACGGCTATTTCGCGGAGGTCTTCACCGCGCTCTATGCCGGCGGGATCTACGAGAAGGGAACGCTTCTCGACCGGCTTTCGGGGCAGTATGCCTGGAGCTACTGGGGCGCCGCGTTTGCCAATTTCGTTCCGCTTCAGCTTCTCTGGTGGCGGCGTGTCCGCCGAAATCCGGTGCTCTTGTTCCTGATCGGCCTTTCCGTTTCGATCGGCATGTGGTTCGAGCGCTACATGCTGCTGGTGACGGCGCTCTATCGCGACTACCTCGTCTCCTCCTGGGGCGAGTACCATGCGAGCTTCTGGGAATGGGCGCTCTATACCGGCATGCTCGGCGTCTTCCTGGTGCCTTTCCTGCTCTTCGTCCGCTTCCTGCCGGTGATCTCCGCCTTCGAGGTCAAGGAAGCGCTGTTCACGGAGGAGCACCATGCATGA
- a CDS encoding DUF3341 domain-containing protein translates to MHEPLPRTEPVFGLLAEFDGADDLMSGVRKAHDEGFRRMDAFSPFPIEGLAEALGHRDMRVPWLTLFGGIFGAALGYGMQAYTNLDYPIIVGGRPLIAAPAFMLITFELMVLFAVLFSIGGMLALNRLPRLHHPLFDLEEFHLASNDKFFLLILSNDERFERDRTRAFLASLKPVRIELIEHTEEPV, encoded by the coding sequence ATGCATGAACCTTTGCCGCGGACGGAGCCCGTTTTCGGGCTGCTCGCCGAGTTCGATGGCGCCGATGACCTTATGAGCGGCGTGCGCAAGGCGCATGACGAAGGTTTCCGCCGGATGGACGCCTTTTCGCCTTTTCCCATCGAGGGTTTGGCCGAGGCGTTGGGTCACCGGGATATGCGCGTGCCGTGGCTGACTCTTTTCGGCGGCATCTTCGGTGCGGCACTGGGCTACGGCATGCAGGCCTACACCAATCTCGACTATCCGATCATCGTCGGCGGCCGGCCGCTGATCGCGGCGCCGGCCTTCATGCTCATCACCTTCGAACTGATGGTGCTTTTCGCCGTCCTCTTCTCTATTGGCGGCATGCTGGCGCTCAACCGTCTGCCGCGGCTGCACCATCCGCTTTTCGACCTCGAAGAATTCCATCTTGCCAGCAACGACAAGTTCTTCCTCCTCATCCTTTCCAACGACGAGCGGTTCGAGCGGGACCGTACGCGCGCGTTCCTCGCTTCGCTCAAGCCGGTTCGTATCGAGCTGATCGAGCACACGGAGGAGCCGGTATGA
- a CDS encoding cytochrome c, whose protein sequence is MRRLAIFPAIALLLSACDEMSHQPRYDSYEESSLFADGKALQAPPAGTVARDDPAWQAALEERPPMSLALLTRGRERFGIYCTPCHGYAGYGHGTVPNRGFPQPPSFHDPRLREAGSRYFVDVITHGHGVMYSYANRVLPADRWAIAAYIRALQLSQNAPVAMLDAQERRRLEAQP, encoded by the coding sequence ATGAGGCGTCTTGCCATCTTTCCGGCGATTGCTCTGCTGCTGTCTGCCTGTGACGAGATGAGCCATCAGCCGCGCTACGATTCCTACGAGGAGAGCAGCCTCTTCGCCGACGGCAAGGCGCTGCAGGCTCCGCCGGCAGGAACGGTGGCGCGCGACGATCCCGCCTGGCAGGCGGCGCTGGAAGAGCGTCCGCCCATGAGCCTCGCCCTCCTGACGCGCGGCCGGGAACGCTTCGGCATCTACTGCACGCCCTGCCACGGCTATGCGGGCTACGGGCACGGCACGGTGCCCAATCGCGGCTTTCCGCAGCCGCCGAGCTTCCACGATCCGCGCCTGCGCGAGGCAGGTTCGCGCTATTTCGTGGACGTCATCACCCATGGCCACGGCGTGATGTATTCCTACGCCAATCGGGTCTTACCGGCCGACCGCTGGGCGATCGCCGCCTATATCCGCGCATTGCAACTGAGCCAGAACGCACCCGTGGCGATGCTCGATGCGCAGGAGCGCAGGAGACTGGAGGCGCAGCCATGA
- a CDS encoding SCO family protein: protein MKRFLILVALVFACSSAFAFDPFNEAGIDQRPGAQVPLDGAFVDEAGKSVTLAELAGGKPMLLVPVLHNCPNICGVTLSGLAQAARAQPFEPGEDFIIVTFGIDPKEGPAEAQASLAELSQAFPEFGGKAHAVTGRAEAIRAVTDALGYRYAWDDRIGQYAHVAATAVLTPDGKLARWLYGLAPEPTDLRLALTEAGEGQVGNWRDQLLLLCYHYDPETGRYGSLVWMLLRVGGGLTVAAGLSFIGSSILRERQAGGRR from the coding sequence ATGAAGCGTTTTCTCATCCTCGTCGCCCTGGTATTCGCCTGCAGTTCGGCATTCGCCTTCGATCCGTTCAACGAGGCGGGGATCGACCAGCGCCCCGGCGCGCAAGTGCCGCTCGACGGGGCCTTCGTGGATGAGGCAGGCAAGTCCGTAACGCTTGCCGAACTCGCTGGCGGCAAGCCCATGCTGCTGGTCCCGGTGCTGCACAACTGCCCGAACATCTGCGGAGTCACGCTTTCCGGGCTTGCGCAGGCGGCGCGGGCGCAACCCTTCGAGCCGGGCGAGGATTTCATCATCGTGACCTTCGGCATCGACCCGAAGGAGGGGCCGGCGGAAGCGCAGGCCTCGCTTGCAGAGCTCAGCCAAGCCTTTCCCGAATTCGGGGGGAAGGCCCACGCGGTGACGGGCCGCGCGGAGGCGATCCGGGCCGTCACGGACGCGCTGGGCTATCGCTATGCCTGGGACGACCGGATCGGGCAGTACGCCCATGTGGCGGCCACGGCGGTGCTCACGCCCGACGGGAAACTTGCGCGCTGGCTCTATGGCCTTGCGCCGGAGCCCACGGACCTGCGCCTGGCACTCACCGAAGCGGGGGAGGGGCAGGTGGGCAACTGGCGCGACCAGCTTCTCCTGCTGTGCTATCACTACGACCCGGAGACGGGCCGTTACGGCTCGCTCGTCTGGATGCTGCTGCGGGTCGGCGGCGGGCTCACCGTGGCGGCGGGGCTCTCCTTCATCGGTTCTTCCATCCTGCGCGAGCGGCAGGCGGGAGGCCGGCGATGA
- the coxB gene encoding cytochrome c oxidase subunit II — translation MNGFLRLWPAEASAHSGNVDLLVMGISALSLLLSAPVFVLLVVFAVKYRRGKDADRRHPVDRNVWLETSWAAIPFVLLLVFYTWSTWSFFDLQRPPAGALEIDVVAKQWMWKFQHPGGQREINELHVPVGQPVRLTMASQDVIHSLYIPALRLKQDVVPGRYTHMWFTADKPGIYRLTCAEYCGTDHSVMGGRFVVMDARDYERWLEESDVDQPLAEAGAAIFRSRGCSGCHGPAATVHAPPLEGLYGGPVPLEGGEIVTADEQYIRDSILLPQSQIAAGYPRIMPTFQNVLSEDEVLKLVAYIKSLASARGEGQP, via the coding sequence ATGAACGGTTTCCTCCGGTTATGGCCCGCCGAAGCTTCCGCCCACAGCGGCAATGTCGACCTGCTCGTCATGGGCATATCGGCGCTGAGCCTGCTTCTTTCCGCGCCCGTCTTCGTCCTGCTCGTCGTCTTCGCGGTCAAATACCGACGAGGCAAGGATGCGGACCGGCGCCATCCGGTCGACCGGAACGTGTGGCTCGAGACCTCCTGGGCGGCCATCCCGTTCGTGCTTCTTCTCGTCTTCTACACCTGGTCGACCTGGTCCTTCTTCGACCTCCAGCGTCCGCCCGCCGGCGCACTGGAAATCGACGTCGTGGCCAAGCAGTGGATGTGGAAGTTCCAGCATCCCGGCGGCCAGCGCGAGATCAACGAGCTGCACGTGCCCGTCGGCCAGCCGGTGCGGCTCACCATGGCCTCGCAGGACGTGATCCACAGCCTCTATATCCCGGCGCTGCGCCTGAAGCAGGACGTCGTGCCCGGCCGCTACACGCATATGTGGTTCACCGCCGACAAGCCCGGAATCTACCGGCTCACCTGCGCGGAATATTGCGGCACGGACCATTCCGTCATGGGCGGCCGCTTCGTGGTCATGGACGCGCGCGACTACGAACGCTGGCTCGAGGAATCCGATGTCGACCAGCCGCTCGCAGAAGCCGGTGCGGCCATCTTCCGCAGCCGCGGCTGCAGCGGCTGTCACGGGCCCGCCGCCACCGTCCACGCGCCCCCGCTCGAAGGGCTCTACGGCGGCCCCGTGCCGCTCGAAGGCGGCGAGATCGTCACCGCGGACGAGCAATATATCCGCGACAGCATCCTGCTTCCGCAGTCGCAGATCGCCGCCGGCTATCCGCGGATCATGCCGACATTCCAGAACGTCCTTTCGGAGGACGAGGTGCTCAAGCTCGTCGCCTACATCAAGTCGCTCGCCTCGGCACGAGGGGAGGGGCAGCCATGA
- a CDS encoding cbb3-type cytochrome c oxidase subunit I: MSHTSDVRHDKDFERRGLYETEAERESYLRAGHTLKSWLLTTDHKRIAILYLFSITFFFFVGGMAAGLVRADLLTPQGDLLTNEGYNRAFTIHGVIMVWFFLIPSIPNTFGNFLIPLMIGARDLAFPRLNLLSWYIYMLGGLFTLYALIAGGVDTGWTFYAPFSSMFANGHVVLVAAAVFVVGFSSILTGLNFIVTVHKLRAPGLTWGRLRLFVWSHYATSVILVLATPVLSITLALIAAERLFGLGVFDPALGGDPLLFQHLFWFYSHPAVYIMVLPAMGVVSELVSAAAHKPVFGYWFVAGSSIAIAVIGFLVWGHHMFVAGQSMYASAVFSFLSLAVAVPSGIKVYNWTATLYKGHISLDTPFLYAAAFIGLFVVGGLTGLIVAMLAIDVHVHDTYFVIAHFHYIMVGGTVSAYFGALHYWWPKMFGRNYSHVWGRLSAIFIFLGFNLTFFPQFILGYLGMPRRYHVYPDDFQVLHVLSSAGAGVLGIAYLLPFTYLFYSLRYGPPAPANPWNAAGLEWTVPSPPPKHNFEEQPVITGPPYDYEMEYKDA; encoded by the coding sequence ATGAGCCACACGAGCGACGTCAGGCACGACAAGGATTTCGAGCGCCGCGGGCTTTACGAGACCGAGGCCGAGCGCGAGAGCTACCTGCGCGCGGGGCACACGCTCAAATCCTGGCTGCTCACCACCGACCACAAGCGCATCGCCATTCTCTATCTCTTCTCTATCACCTTCTTCTTCTTCGTCGGAGGGATGGCGGCCGGGCTGGTGCGGGCGGACCTGCTCACGCCGCAGGGGGACCTGCTCACCAACGAGGGCTACAACCGCGCCTTCACCATCCATGGCGTGATCATGGTCTGGTTCTTCCTGATCCCGTCGATCCCGAATACCTTCGGCAACTTCCTGATCCCGCTGATGATCGGCGCGCGCGACCTCGCCTTCCCCCGCCTCAACCTCCTGTCCTGGTACATCTACATGCTGGGCGGGCTCTTCACGCTCTATGCGCTGATCGCAGGCGGCGTGGATACGGGCTGGACGTTCTACGCACCCTTCTCCTCCATGTTCGCCAACGGCCATGTGGTGCTGGTGGCGGCGGCGGTCTTCGTCGTCGGCTTCTCCTCCATCCTGACCGGGCTCAACTTCATCGTCACCGTGCACAAGCTGCGCGCGCCGGGCCTCACCTGGGGCAGGCTCCGGCTCTTCGTCTGGTCGCATTACGCGACCTCGGTCATCCTGGTGCTCGCCACGCCGGTGCTCTCGATCACGCTGGCGCTGATCGCCGCCGAGCGGCTCTTCGGCCTCGGCGTCTTCGATCCGGCGCTGGGCGGCGATCCGCTGCTCTTCCAGCATCTCTTCTGGTTCTACAGCCACCCCGCCGTCTACATCATGGTGCTGCCGGCCATGGGCGTCGTCAGCGAGCTCGTCTCGGCGGCCGCGCACAAGCCGGTCTTCGGCTACTGGTTCGTGGCCGGCTCGTCCATCGCCATCGCCGTTATCGGCTTCCTCGTCTGGGGGCACCACATGTTCGTGGCCGGCCAGTCCATGTATGCGAGCGCCGTCTTCTCCTTCCTGAGCCTCGCCGTCGCCGTGCCGTCCGGCATCAAGGTCTACAACTGGACTGCCACCCTCTACAAAGGCCACATATCGCTCGACACGCCCTTCCTCTATGCGGCGGCCTTCATCGGGCTCTTTGTCGTCGGCGGCCTGACCGGGCTGATCGTCGCCATGCTGGCGATCGACGTGCATGTGCACGACACCTATTTCGTCATCGCCCATTTCCACTACATCATGGTGGGCGGCACGGTGTCGGCCTATTTCGGCGCGCTGCACTACTGGTGGCCGAAGATGTTCGGCCGCAACTACTCCCATGTCTGGGGGCGGCTTTCGGCCATCTTCATCTTCCTCGGCTTCAATCTCACCTTCTTCCCGCAGTTCATCCTCGGCTACCTGGGCATGCCCCGGCGCTACCACGTCTATCCCGACGACTTTCAGGTGCTGCACGTGCTGTCCTCGGCCGGCGCGGGCGTGCTCGGCATCGCCTATCTCCTGCCCTTCACCTACCTTTTCTATTCGCTGCGCTACGGGCCGCCGGCGCCGGCCAATCCGTGGAACGCGGCGGGCCTCGAATGGACGGTCCCCTCTCCGCCGCCCAAGCACAATTTCGAGGAGCAGCCAGTGATCACGGGTCCGCCCTACGATTACGAGATGGAGTACAAGGATGCCTGA
- a CDS encoding cytochrome c oxidase subunit 3, whose protein sequence is MPERVEVHEPYRRPGQQHEADMLGMYVFLATEIMLFGGVFAAIFVIRGLHPEAFVAASKKMHLWIGAGNTLVLLTSSLCVALAVAASRAGRVRWTAGLLSAAAGLGILFLGFKGLEYWLEYRDGLLPALSWPTRFSGPVEELFMNLYLIATGLHAFHLTVGICLLLFLAWRIRRGSLPLPNRAVTVETSGLYWHLVDIVWVFLYPALYLAR, encoded by the coding sequence ATGCCTGAGCGCGTGGAGGTGCACGAGCCCTATCGCCGGCCGGGGCAGCAGCACGAGGCTGACATGCTCGGCATGTATGTCTTCCTCGCCACGGAGATCATGCTCTTCGGCGGCGTCTTCGCGGCCATCTTCGTGATCCGCGGCCTGCACCCGGAAGCGTTCGTCGCCGCGTCGAAGAAGATGCATCTGTGGATCGGCGCGGGGAATACGCTCGTGCTCCTGACTTCGAGCCTTTGCGTGGCGTTGGCCGTCGCGGCCTCCCGCGCGGGCAGGGTGCGCTGGACCGCCGGCCTGCTTTCGGCTGCTGCTGGCCTCGGCATCCTCTTCCTCGGCTTCAAGGGGCTGGAATACTGGCTCGAATACCGCGACGGACTTCTTCCCGCTCTGAGCTGGCCCACCCGGTTCTCCGGGCCGGTGGAGGAGCTCTTCATGAACCTCTACCTCATCGCGACGGGGCTCCATGCCTTCCATCTCACCGTCGGGATATGCCTCCTCCTCTTCCTCGCCTGGCGGATCCGGCGGGGCTCTCTCCCCCTGCCGAACCGGGCCGTGACGGTCGAGACCTCCGGCCTCTACTGGCACCTGGTCGATATCGTCTGGGTGTTCCTCTACCCCGCGCTCTATCTCGCACGGTGA
- a CDS encoding cytochrome C oxidase subunit IV family protein: MGGIRPYVLTWAGLLALLALTVSASFLLSGPPSLLAGMAIALAKAALILWFFMHLREETGLVRLFAIAAAAWLVILALLTSADYATRHLSG; this comes from the coding sequence ATGGGCGGCATCCGGCCATATGTCCTCACCTGGGCGGGCCTCCTTGCGCTCCTAGCCCTCACGGTCTCGGCAAGCTTCCTGCTCAGCGGCCCGCCGAGCCTTCTGGCCGGCATGGCCATCGCGCTCGCCAAAGCGGCGCTGATCCTCTGGTTCTTCATGCATCTTCGCGAGGAGACGGGCCTCGTGCGGCTCTTCGCCATCGCCGCCGCCGCGTGGCTGGTGATCCTGGCGCTGCTGACCTCGGCCGATTACGCCACCCGCCATCTTTCCGGCTGA
- a CDS encoding sensory rhodopsin transducer, with translation MAIGRTQWAIAEGYIPGTSHGPAPAMTSHEAACLLNAGERDAHVEIMVYFTDRDPVGPYRALVPARRTVHLRFNELKDPEEIPRDTPYASIITSDEPIVVQHTRLDSRQAENALLSTIAYSEA, from the coding sequence ATGGCTATCGGACGCACGCAGTGGGCGATCGCGGAAGGCTACATTCCCGGCACGAGCCATGGGCCGGCGCCGGCCATGACCAGCCATGAGGCCGCCTGCCTGCTGAACGCGGGCGAGCGCGACGCCCATGTGGAGATCATGGTGTATTTCACCGACCGCGACCCCGTGGGCCCCTATCGCGCCCTCGTGCCGGCGCGGCGCACGGTGCACCTGCGCTTCAACGAGTTGAAGGACCCGGAGGAGATCCCGCGCGACACGCCCTATGCCAGCATCATCACCTCGGACGAGCCCATCGTGGTGCAGCATACGCGGCTCGACAGCCGGCAGGCGGAAAACGCGCTCCTGTCCACCATCGCCTATTCGGAAGCCTGA